CACCGGCGGCGTTGATGCGATCATCCTCGAAAACATGCACGACCTGCCCTACATGAATCGCAAGGTGGGCCCGGAGATTGTGTCGACGATGACGGCGGTGTGCAGCGCAGTGCGGCAGGCGACGGAGGGCCCGCTGGGTGTGCAGGTGCTGGCGGGGGCGAATCGCGAGGCCGTCGCGGTGGCACTGGCGGCGGAGCTTCAGTTCGTCCGTTGCGAGGGGTTTGTTTTTTCACATGTGGCGGACGAGGGGCTGATGGGTGAGGCGGATGCGGGGCCGCTCCTGCGATATCGGCGGATGATCGGCGCGGAGCATGTCGCCGTCATCGCGGATATCAAAAAGAAGCACTCGTCGCACGCGATTACGTCGGACGTGAGCCTTGCCGAGATGGCGAAGGCCGCCGCGTTTGCCGGGGCCGAAGGCGTCGTCGTCACGGGGACCGCCACGGGCGCACCGACGAGTCCTGCCGATGTTCAGGCGGTCGCCGAAGCGGTGGATGAACCGATCTTCGTGGGCAGCGGTGTGACACCGGAACAGATCCCGGCGCTGGCGAAGCACGCCGATGCGCTGATCGTCGGAAGCTACATCAAGAAGGACGGCCACTGGGCCAACGAGCCGGACCCGACGCGAATACAATCACTGGTCACGGTGCTTCATGCTGCCGCTCGCACAACTCGCTGATGTTTTTGATTTTGACTTTATTGCAAGTATCGGGCTCAAATCACCGATCGTCGGAATCATTGTCGGTTGGGCGCTCGTCGGTATCCCCGCGAGACGAATCGACTGGCGTCTTTGCTTGTATTACTATCTAGTGGCTCTGATCCTCTGGGTCGTAGCAGTGACCGCGAACCTGGTTGCAGGCGCGAACTCGATATTCGCGTTTACCCTCTGCCCATTGTATCTCGTCATTCTTAGCGGCCCGATCATTGGCCTCATTGCCGCTACCTCGCCATGCCGATTGCGCTCAAGGTATCCATCGGGTCATTGCCAGAGCTGTGGGTACAACCTGACCGGAAACGTGAGCGGCCGATGTCCAGAGTGCGGCCAGTCGATGTCTGCCCCACCGGCCGAGCCGAAGATGCGAAACCCAAAACATGTCTTCTGGACAACCTGTGGGCTCATCGCCGTTCTGCTCGCACTGGCGGGCCCAGCATTTTATGAGGAGGGCTTATTTTTTCCGGTAGTCTGGACTGTCGCCATAATTGCGTGCTGCACTCGGGCAATCTTGCTTGCCAAACATCTTAAGGTCAGCGGCCAGCCGCCGTCTCAGCCGAGTCATCACGCTGTGCCTGTTGACGAAACTCTACCCCCAATCGGACCAAGTCAGCCCTGAGCGCCTCCATGCGGATCACCTCAGGCAACGGGCCGTTCGTCGTCATGACGAAACCGCTGGACGAATCGGCATTCAGCGAACCGTGCGCCGCGGATACGTC
This genomic stretch from Planctomycetia bacterium harbors:
- a CDS encoding BtpA/SgcQ family protein; the encoded protein is MSSHGLGFLASLSRPALVGMIHVHALPGTPRSQRKVREIIEQALRETRVLITGGVDAIILENMHDLPYMNRKVGPEIVSTMTAVCSAVRQATEGPLGVQVLAGANREAVAVALAAELQFVRCEGFVFSHVADEGLMGEADAGPLLRYRRMIGAEHVAVIADIKKKHSSHAITSDVSLAEMAKAAAFAGAEGVVVTGTATGAPTSPADVQAVAEAVDEPIFVGSGVTPEQIPALAKHADALIVGSYIKKDGHWANEPDPTRIQSLVTVLHAAARTTR